A genomic segment from Candidatus Binatia bacterium encodes:
- a CDS encoding NADH-quinone oxidoreductase subunit M, which translates to MPLVLVTILLPIAAGALLFLLPRNDRALSRLLGTAVAAATVATLIAGGHSQWTRHWLSRPFTAAFHFGATQTSFWIALLLAVSTACAIASVRVARTRDFVALMLMLEGTMLGLFLARDLLVFALFWDLMLVPVFFGLVGWGEHPATAWRYFIYNFAGGLTLLVATAAFGVIYGSTDVIGRGGVHLVGSWAEWIYAGFAFAFLVKTPVWPLHTWMPPTYGALPSPMVAVVSAVQSKAGLYGFLAIALALLPDYVRQYAQPLMVLGAISLIYGAVIALVQTDAKRIVAYSSLSHLGLIGIAVASGNALALKGALVYIVAHGLFSAALFLVLGYLEEREGTRSLLRLGGLGGRNPRLAGALCIAALAALGLPGLAGFVGELVILIGVYQAGYVWPVIVALVAIVLAAAYMIRLYQDLMNGPERADEPVRADLTWVEALAVSPLLAALVVLGVYPAPLLRP; encoded by the coding sequence ATGCCGCTCGTGCTCGTCACGATTCTGCTGCCGATCGCCGCGGGCGCGTTGCTCTTCTTGCTGCCGCGCAACGATCGCGCGCTCTCGCGTCTGCTCGGAACGGCCGTTGCGGCGGCGACCGTCGCGACGCTCATCGCCGGCGGACACTCGCAGTGGACCCGGCATTGGCTCTCGCGTCCGTTCACCGCGGCGTTTCACTTCGGGGCGACGCAGACGTCGTTCTGGATCGCGCTGCTGCTCGCCGTCTCGACCGCCTGCGCGATCGCTTCCGTGCGCGTGGCGCGCACGCGCGACTTCGTCGCACTCATGCTCATGCTCGAAGGCACGATGCTCGGCCTCTTCCTCGCGCGCGATCTGCTCGTCTTCGCGCTCTTCTGGGATCTCATGCTCGTGCCGGTCTTCTTCGGGCTCGTCGGCTGGGGCGAGCATCCCGCGACCGCGTGGCGCTATTTCATCTACAACTTCGCGGGCGGCCTGACGCTGCTCGTCGCGACCGCCGCCTTCGGCGTGATCTACGGTTCGACCGACGTGATCGGTCGCGGCGGCGTGCATCTCGTCGGGAGTTGGGCCGAGTGGATCTACGCCGGCTTCGCGTTCGCGTTCTTGGTGAAGACGCCGGTCTGGCCGCTGCACACGTGGATGCCGCCGACGTACGGGGCGCTGCCGTCGCCGATGGTCGCGGTCGTCTCGGCCGTGCAGTCGAAGGCCGGGCTCTACGGATTTCTGGCGATCGCGCTCGCGCTGCTGCCCGACTACGTTCGCCAGTACGCGCAGCCGCTGATGGTGCTCGGCGCGATCTCGCTGATCTACGGCGCGGTCATCGCGCTCGTCCAGACCGACGCGAAGCGAATCGTCGCGTACTCATCCCTCTCGCATCTCGGCTTGATCGGGATTGCCGTCGCCTCGGGCAACGCCTTGGCGCTCAAAGGCGCGCTCGTCTACATCGTCGCGCACGGACTCTTCTCGGCGGCGCTCTTCCTCGTGCTCGGCTACCTCGAAGAACGTGAGGGGACGCGCTCGCTGCTCCGTCTCGGCGGATTGGGCGGGCGCAATCCGCGGCTCGCCGGCGCGCTCTGCATCGCGGCGCTCGCAGCGCTCGGACTGCCGGGCCTCGCCGGTTTCGTCGGCGAGTTGGTGATTCTCATCGGCGTCTATCAGGCCGGCTACGTCTGGCCGGTGATCGTCGCGCTCGTCGCGATCGTGCTCGCCGCCGCGTACATGATTCGCCTCTATCAAGACCTTATGAACGGGCCGGAGCGCGCGGACGAGCCGGTGCGCGCCGATCTCACGTGGGTCGAGGCGCTCGCGGTCTCGCCGCTGCTCGCCGCGCTCGTCGTCCTCGGCGTCTATCCGGCGCCGCTGCTGCGCCCATGA
- a CDS encoding tetratricopeptide repeat protein, which translates to MKRSPLVALALAALLPAFAVTALPAPAENVILNADAHKMADQQAAITYARELIAAGQMDAAVEALAAFVATHPDAPEAARFLGDLYYRQGHFDRAEAVYQQLLARNPHDKETHNRLGVVYATQNRVDDAIAQFNSALPGTDSIRDLVMLHLRKGDLAQYRAEMERLAVAEPNDSDIQEELGEIYETIRRPGDAIVYFRRALDSDGRSVPALNGLGMAYLDMHDYADATRYLNDCLNVDVVNYACRDNLGVAKIQAGEYDGALDQFKIAHRLEPERPEAIVNFGYLADYHGDWKRAVTYYVEAISVNPYVPESYVNLGIDYEHNGLYPLAQAALIKGVAAAPYDGRVHYLLARAYAAQGEKALALDQLKAAETSLDPDVAQIAKEETQRLMQAPQTAPQ; encoded by the coding sequence ATGAAGCGCAGCCCCCTCGTTGCCCTAGCCCTCGCGGCGCTGCTGCCGGCCTTTGCCGTCACGGCCCTTCCGGCGCCCGCGGAGAACGTCATCCTCAACGCCGACGCCCACAAGATGGCCGACCAGCAAGCGGCGATCACGTACGCGCGCGAGCTGATCGCTGCGGGCCAGATGGACGCGGCGGTCGAGGCGCTCGCGGCCTTCGTCGCGACGCATCCCGACGCGCCCGAAGCGGCGCGCTTTCTCGGCGACCTCTACTACCGTCAGGGGCATTTCGACCGCGCGGAAGCCGTCTACCAGCAGCTGCTCGCGCGCAACCCGCACGACAAGGAGACGCATAACCGGCTCGGCGTCGTCTATGCGACGCAGAATCGCGTCGACGACGCGATCGCGCAGTTCAACAGCGCGCTTCCCGGAACCGATTCAATTCGCGACCTCGTCATGCTCCATCTGCGCAAGGGCGATCTCGCGCAGTATCGCGCCGAGATGGAACGCCTCGCGGTCGCGGAGCCAAACGACTCGGATATCCAGGAGGAGCTGGGGGAGATCTACGAGACGATCCGCCGTCCCGGGGATGCGATCGTCTATTTTCGCCGCGCGCTCGACAGCGACGGACGCTCGGTTCCGGCGCTCAACGGGCTGGGCATGGCCTACCTCGACATGCACGATTACGCGGACGCGACGCGGTACCTCAACGACTGCCTCAACGTCGACGTCGTCAACTACGCGTGCCGCGACAATCTCGGCGTGGCGAAGATTCAAGCGGGAGAGTACGACGGGGCGCTCGACCAGTTCAAGATCGCGCATCGCCTGGAGCCCGAGCGTCCCGAGGCGATCGTGAACTTCGGCTACCTCGCCGATTATCACGGCGACTGGAAGCGCGCGGTGACGTATTACGTCGAGGCGATCTCCGTCAATCCGTACGTTCCCGAGTCATACGTGAACCTCGGCATCGACTACGAGCACAACGGGCTCTACCCGCTCGCGCAGGCCGCGTTGATCAAAGGCGTTGCCGCGGCGCCGTACGACGGGCGCGTCCACTACCTGCTCGCGCGAGCGTACGCCGCGCAAGGCGAGAAGGCGCTCGCGCTCGACCAGCTCAAGGCCGCCGAAACGTCGCTCGACCCCGACGTCGCCCAGATCGCAAAAGAAGAGACGCAGCGCTTGATGCAAGCGCCGCAGACGGCGCCCCAGTAG
- the nuoK gene encoding NADH-quinone oxidoreductase subunit NuoK — translation MAAPIGHYLALAAVLFFIGVLGVIVRRNPLIMLMSIELMFNAANLLFIAFARLWLHNAGQIFAFLVITVAAAEAAIGLAIVVATFRPEKYVDVDEVSALHG, via the coding sequence ATGGCGGCGCCGATCGGCCACTACCTCGCGCTCGCCGCGGTTCTCTTTTTCATCGGCGTTCTCGGCGTCATCGTGCGGCGCAATCCGCTGATCATGCTGATGAGCATCGAGCTGATGTTCAACGCCGCCAACCTGCTCTTCATCGCCTTCGCGCGCCTCTGGCTGCATAACGCCGGCCAGATCTTCGCGTTCTTGGTGATCACCGTCGCCGCGGCCGAGGCCGCAATCGGATTGGCGATCGTCGTCGCCACCTTCCGGCCCGAAAAATACGTCGACGTCGACGAGGTGAGCGCGCTGCATGGCTAG
- a CDS encoding aldo/keto reductase — translation MKYRTYPGSDVTVSEVGFGLWTTSTGWWGEKSDDEAVAMLREAYDLGVTLYDAADTYGNGRSEEQLARAFSDRRERVVYATKFGYDFSDDGQARRGQSELPQDFSPAFVRRALEASLRRLQTEYVDVYQMHNARMTQIEDDALWELLESFKQEGKVRMCGVALGPAIGWLYEGVEAVRRRNVATLQIIWNALEQYPGNEQIRAAYDAGANTGYMIRVPHSSGMLEGRYTAETTFPKGDHRRHRPREWLINGIEKIAQLRFLERPDRTLGQAAIGWLLAEPRVMTVLPNIYDREQLVEFATAPDAPALTGDELARIAELYAGNFGIEEPPMAFKGTMEPVRAGVEKEPVA, via the coding sequence ATGAAGTACCGCACCTACCCCGGCAGCGACGTGACCGTCAGCGAGGTCGGCTTCGGGCTCTGGACGACGTCGACGGGCTGGTGGGGCGAGAAGAGCGACGACGAGGCCGTTGCGATGCTGCGCGAGGCCTACGATCTCGGCGTCACGCTCTACGACGCCGCCGATACCTACGGCAACGGCCGCAGCGAAGAGCAGCTCGCGCGCGCCTTTAGCGACCGGCGCGAGCGGGTCGTCTACGCGACGAAGTTCGGTTACGATTTCTCCGACGACGGGCAGGCGCGGCGCGGACAGTCCGAGTTGCCGCAAGACTTCTCTCCGGCCTTCGTTCGGCGCGCGCTCGAAGCGTCGCTGCGGCGGCTGCAGACCGAGTACGTCGACGTCTACCAGATGCACAACGCGCGCATGACGCAGATCGAGGACGACGCGCTGTGGGAGCTGCTCGAATCGTTCAAGCAAGAGGGGAAAGTCCGCATGTGCGGCGTCGCGCTCGGACCGGCGATCGGCTGGCTCTACGAGGGCGTCGAGGCCGTGCGGCGGCGCAATGTCGCGACGCTGCAGATCATCTGGAACGCGCTCGAACAGTATCCCGGCAACGAGCAGATTCGCGCCGCCTACGACGCCGGTGCGAACACGGGCTACATGATCCGCGTCCCGCACTCGAGCGGCATGCTCGAAGGGCGCTACACCGCCGAGACGACCTTCCCCAAAGGCGACCACCGCCGTCACCGGCCGCGCGAGTGGCTCATCAACGGCATCGAGAAGATCGCGCAACTGCGCTTCCTCGAGCGCCCCGATCGCACGCTCGGGCAGGCCGCGATCGGCTGGCTGCTCGCCGAGCCGCGCGTGATGACCGTGCTTCCCAACATCTACGATCGCGAGCAGCTTGTCGAGTTCGCGACGGCGCCCGACGCACCGGCGCTTACCGGCGACGAGCTCGCGCGGATTGCCGAGCTCTACGCCGGGAACTTCGGCATCGAGGAGCCGCCGATGGCGTTCAAAGGCACGATGGAACCGGTCCGCGCCGGCGTCGAGAAAGAGCCGGTCGCATGA
- a CDS encoding DUF1345 domain-containing protein: RETAIDILGFSAVALGWLLIHTVFIFRYAHLYYRDADRDKESDRGLNFPGGADPAYLDFAYFSLVVGMTFQVSDVAITARKIRAVVLLQALIAFSYYTSLFALVVNIVSGLLH; the protein is encoded by the coding sequence AGCGCGAGACCGCGATCGACATCTTGGGATTCAGCGCGGTGGCGCTGGGATGGCTCCTGATCCACACCGTCTTCATCTTCCGCTACGCGCACCTCTACTATCGCGATGCCGACCGCGACAAGGAGAGCGACCGCGGCCTAAACTTTCCCGGCGGCGCCGATCCGGCGTACCTCGATTTCGCCTACTTCTCGCTGGTCGTCGGAATGACGTTTCAGGTCTCGGACGTTGCGATCACCGCGCGAAAGATTCGCGCCGTCGTCTTATTGCAAGCGCTGATCGCCTTTAGTTACTACACATCGCTCTTCGCGCTCGTCGTCAACATCGTCTCGGGCCTGCTCCACTGA
- a CDS encoding pyridoxal-dependent decarboxylase, with protein sequence MVERDDGLRDDFGRVVEWIAQYFEHPERYRVLPEVRRGEVIGALPDRAPESGEPFERIFADFERIVVPATTHWNHPRFFAYFATSAAPVSIAAEALAATLDVKAMLWRTSPAATELEEVTMRWLGHLLELPPQWTGVIYDTASIAGFTALAAARDELGLEIREDGMTGRGLPPLRVYITDETHSHVEKAAIALGVGRRNVVRVACDDAYRMRPDALRACIEEDLAAGMRPLAIVATVGTTSTTSVDPLRKIAPIAREHGVWLHVDAAYAGIAAIVPEFRAMLDGVEQADSLVVNPHKWMFVPMDLSVLFLKDEATVRRAFSLVPEYLTAPEHGVVNYMNYGLQLGRRFRALKLWFVLRHMGAQGIRAKLRDHIALAQEFASWVRAEPNWEILAPHPLSVVCFRYAPRGLDQDALESLNAAILNAVNASGDVFLSHTKIAGRYAIRLAIGNLRTQRADVEAAWRILRHEASHRAPLV encoded by the coding sequence ATGGTAGAGCGCGACGACGGCCTGCGTGACGACTTCGGTCGCGTGGTCGAGTGGATCGCGCAGTACTTCGAGCATCCCGAGCGGTACCGCGTGCTGCCCGAGGTGCGGCGGGGCGAGGTGATTGGGGCGCTCCCCGATCGGGCGCCCGAGAGCGGCGAGCCGTTCGAACGGATCTTCGCCGACTTCGAGCGGATCGTCGTGCCCGCGACGACGCACTGGAACCACCCGCGCTTCTTCGCGTACTTCGCGACGAGCGCGGCGCCGGTCTCGATCGCCGCCGAAGCCCTGGCGGCGACGCTCGACGTGAAGGCGATGCTTTGGCGCACCTCGCCGGCGGCGACCGAACTCGAAGAGGTGACGATGCGATGGCTCGGGCACCTGCTCGAGCTGCCGCCGCAGTGGACGGGTGTCATCTACGACACCGCGTCCATCGCCGGCTTTACCGCGCTTGCAGCCGCGCGCGACGAACTCGGGCTCGAGATCCGCGAGGACGGCATGACGGGACGCGGGCTGCCGCCGCTGCGCGTCTACATCACCGACGAGACGCACTCGCACGTCGAGAAGGCGGCGATCGCGCTCGGCGTCGGCCGGCGCAACGTCGTGCGCGTCGCGTGCGACGACGCGTATCGCATGCGCCCCGACGCCCTGCGCGCCTGCATCGAAGAAGATCTCGCCGCGGGTATGCGCCCGCTCGCGATCGTCGCGACGGTGGGCACGACCTCGACGACGTCGGTCGATCCCCTGCGCAAGATCGCGCCGATCGCGCGCGAACACGGCGTCTGGCTCCACGTCGATGCCGCATACGCCGGCATCGCGGCGATCGTCCCGGAGTTCCGCGCGATGCTCGACGGCGTCGAGCAGGCCGATTCGCTCGTCGTCAACCCGCACAAATGGATGTTCGTGCCGATGGATCTCTCCGTGCTCTTCCTCAAAGACGAAGCGACGGTCCGGCGCGCGTTCAGCCTCGTCCCCGAGTATCTCACGGCGCCGGAGCACGGCGTCGTCAACTACATGAACTACGGACTGCAGCTCGGCCGCCGTTTCCGGGCGCTCAAACTCTGGTTCGTGCTGCGCCACATGGGCGCCCAAGGCATCCGCGCGAAGCTGCGCGATCATATCGCGCTCGCGCAGGAGTTCGCGAGCTGGGTGCGCGCCGAGCCGAACTGGGAGATCCTCGCGCCGCACCCGCTCTCGGTCGTCTGTTTCCGCTACGCGCCGCGCGGTCTCGACCAAGACGCCCTCGAATCGCTCAACGCCGCGATCCTCAATGCGGTGAACGCATCGGGCGACGTCTTTCTCTCCCACACGAAGATCGCCGGCCGCTACGCGATCCGCCTCGCCATCGGCAACCTGCGCACGCAGCGCGCCGACGTCGAAGCGGCCTGGCGCATCCTGCGGCACGAGGCCTCGCACCGCGCGCCACTTGTGTGA
- a CDS encoding NADH-quinone oxidoreductase subunit J → MIGFWVLAAILVASAVWTISASKPVYSVVALLLNFAALAVLYITLSAEFLAVIQIIVYSGAILVLFVFVIALLSSGVSPFAMGPNRLPKIALPAGIVAFAGFAFLVYAASKALMPPARVGGPVGAPGVFGSVADFGTALFTVQLLPFEATALILMVAVIGVITVGGEQMREPPDARRLQARTDRAMREAILREGKG, encoded by the coding sequence ATGATCGGATTCTGGGTGCTGGCGGCGATTCTCGTGGCGAGCGCCGTCTGGACGATCTCGGCGAGCAAGCCGGTCTACAGCGTCGTCGCGCTGCTGCTGAACTTCGCGGCGCTCGCCGTGCTCTATATCACGCTCTCGGCCGAGTTTCTCGCCGTCATCCAGATCATCGTCTACTCGGGCGCGATCCTCGTGCTCTTCGTCTTCGTCATCGCGCTGCTCAGCAGCGGCGTCTCGCCGTTTGCGATGGGACCGAACCGCCTGCCGAAGATCGCGCTCCCCGCCGGGATCGTCGCGTTCGCAGGCTTTGCGTTTCTCGTCTACGCCGCGTCGAAGGCGCTGATGCCGCCCGCGCGCGTCGGTGGGCCGGTCGGCGCGCCCGGCGTCTTTGGCAGCGTCGCCGATTTCGGCACCGCGCTCTTCACCGTGCAGCTGCTGCCCTTCGAAGCGACGGCGCTGATTCTCATGGTCGCGGTCATCGGCGTGATCACCGTCGGCGGCGAGCAGATGCGCGAGCCGCCCGACGCGCGCCGTCTGCAGGCGAGAACCGACCGCGCGATGCGCGAAGCGATTCTGCGCGAGGGCAAGGGATGA
- the nuoL gene encoding NADH-quinone oxidoreductase subunit L, whose amino-acid sequence MASVTHPLLVALWLLPLAGAIVCWAFGPQLRSAAGWLVSAVVGASFVLTVLSWGSATQPLLSWMRGFEFGLLLDPLSLLWTLVITGVGFLIVFYSIGYMEGDRAEARFFAYMSFFVFAMLTLVLSDNFVGLLVGWGLVGLASYFLIGFWFERPTAVAAARKAFVINVVGDAGVMFAIFLIFAHVHAIGYAATFGAAGTFGSGLLFAICVALFIGAAAKSAQVPLHTWLPDAMEGPTPVSALIHAATMVTAGVYLVARCAPLWDHSAQAQMLVGTIGGITALAGAILGTSQWDIKKILAYSTMSQIGYMMMGVGVGAYEGGVAHFFTHAFFKAQLFLTAGLVIHALANEQDIRKMGGLWRRMPFAFWAMLTAVFSICGVPLFSGFFSKDQVIYGALAHGHPWLYAVGVVTAGITAYYMFRLLFVAFLGEYRGDLDADHLHKPGWIMNVPVAILVLPSVAIGAALMSGGEASPWARFFAPLFGEQNAAVAAPPISEGATSAIVFVVVLIGFAIAWRRYATEPARRDAPARLEAESRAMPAILTNLFYADAIVEALFVRPAQRLGDLCGRVLDPQVIDGVVRDVALWARRLGEVVRSFQNGLVRAYALLLAFGAACFIIYYAFVGVGR is encoded by the coding sequence ATGGCTAGCGTCACGCATCCGCTGCTCGTCGCGCTCTGGTTGCTGCCGCTGGCGGGCGCGATCGTCTGCTGGGCGTTCGGGCCGCAACTGCGCTCCGCGGCGGGATGGCTCGTATCGGCCGTCGTCGGCGCGTCGTTCGTGCTGACGGTGCTCTCGTGGGGCTCCGCGACGCAGCCGCTGCTCTCGTGGATGCGCGGCTTCGAGTTCGGCCTGCTGCTCGACCCGCTCTCGTTGCTCTGGACGCTCGTCATCACCGGCGTCGGTTTCCTGATCGTCTTCTACTCGATCGGCTACATGGAGGGCGACCGCGCCGAGGCGCGCTTCTTCGCGTACATGAGTTTCTTCGTCTTCGCGATGCTCACGCTCGTGCTCTCGGACAACTTCGTCGGGCTGCTCGTCGGCTGGGGGCTCGTCGGTCTCGCCTCGTACTTCCTGATCGGCTTCTGGTTCGAACGGCCGACGGCCGTCGCTGCGGCCCGCAAGGCGTTCGTCATCAACGTCGTCGGCGACGCCGGCGTGATGTTCGCGATCTTCCTGATCTTCGCGCACGTCCACGCGATCGGCTACGCCGCGACCTTCGGGGCCGCCGGAACCTTCGGATCGGGGCTGCTCTTCGCGATCTGCGTCGCGCTCTTCATCGGCGCCGCCGCGAAATCGGCCCAGGTGCCGCTGCACACCTGGCTGCCCGACGCGATGGAAGGCCCAACGCCGGTATCCGCCTTGATCCATGCCGCGACGATGGTGACCGCGGGCGTCTATCTCGTCGCGCGCTGCGCCCCGCTCTGGGACCACAGCGCGCAGGCGCAGATGCTCGTCGGCACGATCGGCGGGATAACGGCGCTCGCCGGCGCGATCCTCGGAACCTCGCAGTGGGACATCAAGAAGATTCTCGCCTACTCGACGATGTCGCAGATCGGCTACATGATGATGGGCGTCGGCGTCGGCGCCTACGAGGGCGGCGTCGCGCACTTCTTCACGCACGCGTTCTTCAAGGCGCAACTCTTCCTAACGGCGGGGCTCGTGATCCACGCGCTCGCCAACGAGCAGGACATCCGCAAGATGGGCGGCCTGTGGCGGCGGATGCCGTTCGCGTTCTGGGCGATGCTGACGGCGGTATTTTCGATTTGCGGCGTACCGCTCTTCAGCGGATTCTTCTCGAAAGATCAAGTGATCTACGGCGCGCTCGCGCACGGTCATCCGTGGCTCTACGCCGTCGGCGTCGTCACCGCCGGCATCACGGCCTATTACATGTTCCGGCTGCTCTTCGTCGCGTTCTTAGGCGAGTATCGCGGCGATCTCGACGCCGATCACCTTCACAAGCCGGGTTGGATTATGAACGTGCCGGTCGCGATCCTGGTGCTGCCCAGCGTTGCAATCGGCGCGGCGTTGATGTCCGGCGGCGAGGCTTCGCCGTGGGCGCGCTTCTTCGCACCGCTCTTCGGAGAGCAGAACGCGGCCGTCGCGGCGCCGCCGATATCCGAGGGAGCCACGTCGGCGATCGTCTTCGTCGTCGTGCTGATCGGATTTGCGATCGCGTGGCGGCGTTACGCAACCGAGCCGGCGCGGCGCGATGCGCCGGCGCGTCTCGAGGCGGAGAGCCGCGCGATGCCCGCGATCTTGACGAATCTCTTCTACGCCGACGCGATCGTCGAAGCGCTCTTCGTTCGACCCGCGCAGCGGCTCGGCGACCTCTGCGGGCGCGTGCTCGACCCGCAGGTGATCGACGGCGTCGTCCGCGACGTCGCGCTCTGGGCGCGCCGGCTCGGCGAGGTCGTGCGCTCGTTTCAGAACGGTCTGGTACGGGCGTACGCGCTGCTGCTCGCCTTCGGTGCGGCCTGCTTCATCATCTACTACGCGTTCGTCGGAGTCGGCCGTTGA
- the nuoI gene encoding NADH-quinone oxidoreductase subunit NuoI, translating to MATRKHLFNVGAILKGLSITFGFMFRKQPTIQYPSVKKQHAPRFHGLHELRRYGDAKERCIGCELCSSVCPANAITVIGAENSPDDRRSPGERYAARYEIDELRCIFCGMCEEACPTDAIVLTPRFEMADFRRGSFVYDKDRLLVPPEAGVGIAPDERPGGIPGDLGRVADIKSTTDVARGYPATWRGEVLLKQRKGLTLEDKG from the coding sequence ATGGCAACGCGCAAGCATCTCTTCAACGTCGGGGCGATCCTCAAAGGATTGTCCATTACCTTCGGCTTCATGTTCCGCAAGCAGCCGACGATCCAGTATCCCTCGGTGAAGAAGCAGCACGCGCCGCGCTTTCACGGCCTGCACGAACTGCGCCGGTACGGCGACGCCAAGGAACGCTGCATCGGCTGCGAGCTCTGCTCGAGCGTCTGTCCCGCGAACGCGATCACCGTCATCGGCGCCGAGAACTCGCCGGACGACCGCCGGTCGCCGGGCGAACGGTACGCGGCGCGCTACGAAATCGACGAACTGCGCTGCATCTTCTGCGGCATGTGCGAAGAGGCGTGCCCGACCGACGCGATCGTGCTGACGCCGCGCTTCGAGATGGCCGACTTCCGGCGCGGCTCGTTCGTCTACGACAAGGACCGTCTGCTCGTGCCGCCCGAAGCCGGCGTCGGAATCGCGCCGGACGAGCGTCCGGGCGGAATTCCCGGCGATCTCGGTCGCGTTGCGGATATCAAGTCGACGACCGACGTCGCGCGCGGCTATCCGGCGACGTGGCGCGGAGAGGTTCTCCTAAAGCAGCGCAAGGGTCTGACGCTCGAGGATAAAGGATGA
- a CDS encoding NADH-quinone oxidoreductase subunit N, with the protein MTMPFTHADWAAIMPVSVVAITALLVLVADLFSGRDEPRGLCIAIGLIGTAVAAYLAARQFGHPHDAFYGGFLTGGFATVFQEIILIAAAGSLILYGALGGERVAGPIAIMLWSACGAMLMAGAANLIMIFLGLELLSLGLYALCGAVDRKTARESAIKYLILSSTASGFLIFGSALLFGATGSVALADLTGPLLVYNPLFWLGAGMFLIGLVFKLSLVPFHAWTPDVFEGAPLPVTAFMSVATKAGVLAVFARFAYAALPAGTSEAILLPVWVAAGISMIAGNVGMLAQTDLKRLLGYSGIAQVGYILVALAGGTALGLRYAIFYLTAYAFMNLGAFAVAAAISGEGEEGAQIANYRGLGRRRPWLAAAMTVFLLGLAGLPPTAGFLGKILILATSVTSGYAWLAALLVAGTAISLYAYAKVIRAMYAPEEAGPVRDLRPFVPLVWASAAICAVLVVVMAFYPLTPSNVLPLVR; encoded by the coding sequence ATGACGATGCCGTTCACGCACGCCGACTGGGCGGCGATTATGCCGGTGAGCGTCGTCGCCATTACCGCGCTGCTCGTGCTCGTCGCCGATCTGTTCTCGGGGCGCGACGAGCCGCGCGGCCTCTGCATTGCGATCGGCCTGATCGGAACGGCCGTCGCCGCGTATCTGGCCGCGCGCCAGTTCGGCCACCCGCACGATGCGTTCTACGGCGGCTTCTTGACCGGCGGTTTCGCCACGGTCTTCCAAGAGATCATCTTGATCGCGGCGGCGGGCTCGCTGATTCTCTACGGGGCGCTTGGCGGGGAGCGCGTCGCCGGCCCGATCGCGATCATGCTCTGGAGCGCCTGCGGCGCGATGCTGATGGCGGGCGCCGCGAATCTCATCATGATCTTCCTCGGGCTCGAGCTGCTCTCGCTGGGGCTCTACGCGCTCTGCGGCGCGGTGGATCGAAAGACGGCGCGCGAATCGGCGATCAAGTATCTGATCCTCAGCTCGACGGCGAGCGGTTTTCTGATCTTCGGCAGCGCGCTGCTCTTCGGTGCGACCGGCAGCGTCGCGCTGGCCGATCTCACCGGGCCGCTGCTCGTCTACAATCCGCTCTTCTGGCTGGGGGCCGGCATGTTCTTGATCGGGCTCGTCTTTAAGTTGAGCCTCGTGCCCTTCCACGCGTGGACGCCGGACGTTTTCGAAGGCGCGCCGCTGCCGGTGACCGCGTTCATGAGCGTTGCGACGAAGGCGGGCGTGCTCGCGGTCTTCGCGCGCTTCGCGTATGCCGCACTTCCGGCGGGAACGTCGGAAGCAATTTTGCTCCCCGTCTGGGTCGCAGCGGGCATCTCGATGATCGCCGGCAACGTCGGCATGCTCGCGCAGACCGATCTCAAAAGGCTGCTCGGTTATTCGGGCATCGCGCAGGTCGGTTACATCCTCGTCGCGCTCGCCGGCGGCACGGCGCTCGGTCTCCGGTACGCGATCTTCTATCTGACCGCGTACGCGTTCATGAACCTCGGCGCGTTCGCCGTGGCGGCTGCGATCTCGGGCGAAGGAGAAGAGGGCGCGCAGATCGCCAACTATCGCGGCTTGGGGCGCAGGCGCCCGTGGCTCGCCGCGGCGATGACGGTCTTTCTGCTCGGCCTGGCCGGGCTGCCGCCGACTGCGGGCTTCCTCGGAAAGATCCTGATTCTGGCGACGAGCGTGACGAGCGGCTATGCCTGGCTTGCGGCGCTCCTCGTTGCCGGCACCGCCATCTCGCTCTACGCCTACGCGAAGGTGATTCGCGCGATGTACGCGCCTGAAGAAGCGGGACCGGTGCGCGACCTCCGGCCGTTCGTGCCGCTCGTCTGGGCGAGCGCCGCGATCTGCGCCGTGCTCGTCGTCGTAATGGCGTTCTACCCGCTGACCCCGAGCAACGTTCTGCCCCTCGTCCGGTAG
- a CDS encoding RidA family protein, which yields MKHEHIVTPHAPAPIGPYSQAIHFGSEIYCSGQIPLDPATGEIVGGDAAAQTERVLENLGAVLCAAGYHFADVVKTTIFLVDMNDFPAVNAVYEKYFGASKPARSTVAVAALPRGARVEIDCIAKD from the coding sequence ATGAAGCACGAGCACATCGTCACGCCGCACGCGCCGGCGCCGATCGGCCCGTACAGCCAAGCGATTCACTTCGGCAGCGAGATCTACTGCAGCGGCCAGATTCCGCTCGATCCCGCGACCGGCGAGATCGTCGGGGGCGACGCCGCGGCGCAGACCGAGCGGGTGCTCGAAAATCTCGGCGCCGTGCTCTGCGCCGCCGGCTACCACTTCGCCGACGTCGTGAAGACGACGATCTTTCTCGTCGACATGAACGACTTTCCGGCGGTGAATGCCGTCTACGAAAAATACTTCGGCGCGAGCAAACCCGCACGTTCGACCGTCGCGGTCGCGGCGCTCCCGCGCGGCGCGCGCGTCGAAATCGACTGCATCGCGAAGGATTAA